GCGACACGTGTGGGGCCACCTCGTCCAGGACGTGGGTAAGCCGTGCGGCGAGCTGATCCAGGCCGGCCACCGCGTCCACCACGGCCGGGCCCAGCGACGAATTGTCCGCGAGGTACGGGGGTAGGCGGCGCGAGTCTCCTCCCCGCTGGAGAGGATCCTGCCCGTCGCCTACGGGGAGGCCGCTGGCGGTGGCGTTACGGTGGGCGGCGAGAAACTCGGTGCCGTCGGGCACGAGTAGACGAACCGTGGCGCTGGCGTGCTCCGCCGGGCGGCCGATCCTGCTGGTCCACGAGTGCGCAGTCACCTCGTACACCATGTCGCCCCGGTAGTGGTGGTGGGCGCTGGAGTCGGCGACACCAGTCGTCCGCTTGGCGGCCATGGTGGCCGCGCTGGTGTCCTCACGTCCCCTGGTGTAGCTTGCCTGGGCGCTTCCCAGAAATACGCCGAGGGTGCCGCGCACGCCCCAGCCGAAACCGGTCCCGGTCGCTGACGCCACGGAGGCTTTCCCGGAGTTCTGCTGCTCGGAGGTCACCGACTCCTCGATGCCGAGCAGGCGAGGCCGATAGACCTCGGCGGTGACGGTCACGGTCGAGCGCTGGTGGAAGAACGAATGCGCGGTTGACGGACCGGGCAGCACCAGCCCGTCGTTGACGAGCCGATCGAACTGAGCGGACAGGGCGACGGGGGTGAGCCGCGGAGCATCGGTGATGCCGACGCCGGTGAGTGCGTTGACGATCGCCGTGTTGATGTCGTCGACGCCGCGCAGTCGGATCACCCCAGCGGTCCCTGGGCTCAGGGACACCGGCTGCGCGTTTCCGAGCCGGGCCGCAAGGTCGGCCTCGGTCGGGTCGAGGGACGGGGCGCCGGCGTCCGTCTCCCGAGCGGCGACCGAGGCTGGAACGGTGAGACGAACAGTGCCCGTGGTGGTGCCCTTGTGGGTGACGGGTGCCGAACGACGGTTTAGGCCCAACGCGTCCAGCACCGGCGGGCGGGGGGCACGGCGCTCGGTGAGCCTGACGTGGAACTCCGCCTCGTGTTCGCGGACGAGAGCGGCGCCACTGTACTTGATGGTGTGTTTGCTGACACCACCCGACGCGGCCGTCGACGTGTGGGCTCGGTTCCAGCCACCGCCGAGGCCGAGACCGAGACCGACGTTCGCGCCGGTGATCCTGCTGAGCAGCGGAAATCGGACGTAGGGGTCGACGTTCACCGCGATGGTTCCGCCCTGTTTGTCCTTGGCCTCAATCGTGCCGGTCGTCTCCGTCGTGGTTTCCAGCTTGACCGCGGGTAGTTCGGTCTGCCTGACTCGGCGACCCAGTGTCGCGGAGGCCGTCACGTCGTAGTGCCGCCCACCCACCGTAACCGGCATGGTGACTCCTGCCCCGAGCAGGGTGTGGAAGTCGCCCATCAAGCGCATGGTCGCGAGCCGATCAGCGACCCGCGCCCGCGCGGTCGCCACCTCGGCCGGCGGCAGGGCGGAGTACCGGAAGTGGTCGAGCAGCTCGACGGCCAGCTCAGCGACGGTGGCGCCTGACCAGGACACATGCTCTGCAGCCAGCAGCCCGGTGGGAATGTCGCCGGTCACGTCGTCGACCGACGACGGCGCGGGCGGTGCCAGTTCCGATCGCCCATCAGCGGTCGACGTCCGGCTTCCCTCCGAGGACAGGCTCTCCTCGAAACGGGTTGCCTCACCCGCCGGTACGCGAACGTAGACGGCAGCGTCGTTGCTGCGAAGTGAGTGCGTTCGATCCGACAGCGTGGTGTCAACAGCGATGTCGTACCGGCCGGAGAGCCGGTACAGGACGGTGTCACCGGTATGCGTCAGCTTGGACCGGTGGGTTGCCTCGATCGTGCCGGCTGTGGTCAGTCCCCTACTCGCACCAGCGGTGACGGCGATTCTGGGCAGGGCCAAGACACTGCCTGTAGCGACCTCGGCCACCGTCGGCAGCGGCGTGACCGCCAGCCCTGCCTCCATGCTGGAGGTGCTCACCTGACCGCCGGAAAGCTTGTCGGTGGTTTCCGACTCGTGCACGACGTCGGCAGCACCACTGTCGACCCGCTGCACCTGATCGAAGTGCGCGGTGAGCGTCAGCGCGACGTGGTGGTTCCGACCGTCCACCAGAAAGGTCACAGGGTCACCTATCACCGGGCCGTTCAGTAGCTGCTGACCCCTGCCGTTGGCCACCAGATCGGTGATAAGGCCATCGACCGCTCCCCGAGTTCGACAGTTGGTGGGCATGCGGGGCGGATCGGCGGCGGATCCGTGCAGGTGAGAGGGCTGGCACCCATCGGAGACTGTCCAGAGGCGTGGGCAAACGGATTTGCCGTGGGTCTTGTTCTGGCCAGGCTTGTTGTCTGATGATGCGGGCATGTACTTGCGGAAGATCCAACGGCGGAACAAGGACGGGTCGGTGGTGCGATACCTCCAACTCGCCCACAACCGACGGGTCGGCGGCACCACGCAGGCCGAGGTGCTGGTCAACTTCGGCCGCGAGGACCGTCTGGACGTCGACGGGTTGCGCCGCCTGGTCGCCTCCATCAACCGCTACCTCGGCGAGGAGGACGAGGTCGCCGCGTCGCTGGGCGCCGAGGAGGCCGGGCCGCTGACGGTGGAGTTCTCCCGGCCGCTCGGGGCGAGCTGGCTGCTCGACGGGCTGTGGAAACTGTTGGGCATCGACACCGCCCTGGCCTCCCGCATCGACGGGCGCAAGTTCCGCACCGACGTCGAGCGCACGATCTTCGCGCTGGTCGCCAACCGGGCCATCGCCCCCGCCTCCAAGCTCGCCGCCGCCGAGTGGGCCACCCGCGACCAGGTCATCCCCGGCCTGGACGCACTGGCCGAGCAGCACGCCTACCGCGCCATGGACCTGCTCGTCGCCGCCGATGTCCACGCCGCCGTGCAGGAAGCGGTGTTCTTCTCCGCCGCACACCTGCTCAACCTCGAAGTCGACCTGGTCTTCTTCGACACCACCTCCACCTACTTCGAACGCGACACTGCGGACGACCCGGACGGCGAGAGCTCCAGCCTGCGCCAGTACGGGCACTCCAAGGACCACCGCAAGGACCTGCCCCAGATCGTCATCGGACTGGCCGTCACCCGCGAGGGCATCCCCGTGCGCTGCTGGACCTGGCCCGGCGGCACCAACGACCAGACCGTGATCACCGAGGTCAAGGACGGCCTGCGCGACTGGCGGCTCGGCCGGGTGGTCACCGTCTGCGACACCGGATTCTCCTCCGAGGCCAACCAGTCCTACCTGCGCCGGGCCGGCGGCCACTACATCACCGGCATCAAGATGCGCGAAGGCTCCCACCGCGCCGACCAGGCCCTGGCCCGCCAGGGCCGCTACCAGGAAGTACGCGACAACCTGCGCGTCAAAGAGGTCCGCCTCGACGGCGACGAGGGCAGACGCTTCATCATCTGCCACAACCCCACCGAGGCCGAACGCGATGCCGCCCGACGCGAAGACCAACTCACCGCGATCCGCGAGGAGTTGACGCGCATCAAGACCGCCCGGGAAGCCGACGCGACCAAGGCGAAGGCCAAGGCCGCCAAGACCGGCAAGCGCCCCACGGCCCCCTCGGACGCCCCGCACCGCAAGGCCGAGTGCGCGCTGCGCGACCACCCTGCCCTCGGCCGCTGGCTCAAGCAGCACCCCACCACCGGACGGCTGTCCATCGACACCGCCAAGGTCGCCGCCGAGGCCCGCCTGGACGGCAAGTACCTCCTCGCCACCAGCGACCCCGACCTGTCCGCCGAGGACATCGCGCTCGGCTACAAGAACCTCCTCGAAGCCGAACGCGCCTTCCGCACCCTGAAATCCACCCTCGACCTGCGGCCGGTCTACCACCGCCTCGACGAGCGGATACGTGCTCACGTGCTGCTGTGCTGGCTCGCCTTGCTACTGATCCGCGTCGCTGAGCGCCGCACCCAGCAGTCCTGGCCCAAGATCGCCGCCGAACTCGGCCGGATCCACCAGGTCACCCTCTCCGGCCCGGCCGGCAGCCTCCAGCAGACCACCCGGCTCACCGACACCCAGACCAAACTCTTCACCGACTGCGGTGTCCCGCTCCCGCCAAAGATGAGCAGCCTCAAGACCGCCGAATAGCCGCTGAGCTGGGAAAACAGGATCCGGAGCCGTGGGCAAACGGCCCCGAAGCCTCCCCACGCCCATCGCCCCAGGTCAACCCGCAGATCCGCCACCGCCGCATGCCCGCCAACCGTCGAAGCCGGGCGCTCCTACCAACGGCAAACCCAGGCCACTCGCTGTCGACAGTGCGCGCGCGTTCTCCCGCATCGTCGCCAGCCCGGTGATGGCCTCGGCGACCGCGAAGGTAGCGGCCTCGACGCGGGACGCGGTCACCCGCACCGGTTCGGCCGTGACCGCTGCGGATTCCGGGTAGGCGAGGCAAAGGACGTCGGCGACGGAAGCCGAGTGCGCTGTGTCGGGCGTCCCGTCAGGATCGCTGCCAGCCGAAAGGACGTGTGCGGCCAGCTCAGCGGTGACGCTGAACCACCTGGCATTGGTGTCGTCGACACTGCGGGTGCTTTTGGTCGAATGTTCGGTGCCGTGCTGTAGCACCGTTTCCTCGACCGACCGCACGATCGCCTCGACGCGCACCGGCGCAGCAGCCAGCGAGCTGACGACCGTGCCCAACGAGGAAGCCAGCGACATGTTCGACTGTGTGACCTCGGCCGTCGTGGTGTCGCTGACCCCAGCGGAGGCCTCGGGCGCGCTACTCGTGACCGGAGCACCCTCGTCGAGGGTAACTGGCCGGGCGTCGGTGGGGTTCAGCCTGAGCCGAAGCCTCACCGGTTGATCGTGGATCGTGGCGTCGACGGTCTCGCCGACCACCAGCCGCCGCACCGCTCTGTCAGCACCGAATCGCCGTACGAGTTCAGCCACCCGCTGGTTGACCCCTGGCCGCAGGTCGGGAGGAAGGACCTCGGCGAGGGTGGTGGCCAGGTGGGCCGCGATGTCGCTATCCGCCAGGCTTCTGCCGGCG
The sequence above is a segment of the Micromonospora sp. WMMA1363 genome. Coding sequences within it:
- a CDS encoding IS1634 family transposase; amino-acid sequence: MYLRKIQRRNKDGSVVRYLQLAHNRRVGGTTQAEVLVNFGREDRLDVDGLRRLVASINRYLGEEDEVAASLGAEEAGPLTVEFSRPLGASWLLDGLWKLLGIDTALASRIDGRKFRTDVERTIFALVANRAIAPASKLAAAEWATRDQVIPGLDALAEQHAYRAMDLLVAADVHAAVQEAVFFSAAHLLNLEVDLVFFDTTSTYFERDTADDPDGESSSLRQYGHSKDHRKDLPQIVIGLAVTREGIPVRCWTWPGGTNDQTVITEVKDGLRDWRLGRVVTVCDTGFSSEANQSYLRRAGGHYITGIKMREGSHRADQALARQGRYQEVRDNLRVKEVRLDGDEGRRFIICHNPTEAERDAARREDQLTAIREELTRIKTAREADATKAKAKAAKTGKRPTAPSDAPHRKAECALRDHPALGRWLKQHPTTGRLSIDTAKVAAEARLDGKYLLATSDPDLSAEDIALGYKNLLEAERAFRTLKSTLDLRPVYHRLDERIRAHVLLCWLALLLIRVAERRTQQSWPKIAAELGRIHQVTLSGPAGSLQQTTRLTDTQTKLFTDCGVPLPPKMSSLKTAE